From one Lotus japonicus ecotype B-129 chromosome 3, LjGifu_v1.2 genomic stretch:
- the LOC130744317 gene encoding histone H3.2, whose product MARTKQTARKSTGGKAPRKQLATKAARKSAPATGGVKKPHRFRPGTVALREIRKYQKSTELLIRKLPFQRLVREIAQDFKTDLRFQSSAVSALQEAAEAYLVGLFEDTNLCAIHAKRVTIMPKDIQLARRIRGERA is encoded by the coding sequence ATGGCACGTACCAAGCAAACCGCTCGCAAATCCACCGGCGGAAAGGCGCCGAGGAAGCAGTTGGCGACCAAGGCCGCCCGCAAGTCCGCTCCGGCAACCGGCGGAGTGAAGAAGCCTCACCGTTTCAGGCCAGGAACCGTGGCTCTGAGGGAGATCAGGAAGTACCAGAAGAGCACTGAGCTTCTCATCCGGAAGCTTCCGTTCCAGAGGCTGGTCAGAGAAATCGCTCAGGATTTCAAGACCGATCTCCGATTCCAGAGCAGTGCTGTTTCTGCTCTACAGGAAGCGGCAGAGGCTTACCTTGTTGGACTGTTCGAGGATACCAATCTCTGTGCGATTCATGCTAAGAGAGTTACTATCATGCCTAAGGATATTCAACTCGCTCGCAGAATCAGAGGCGAGAGAGCTTAG
- the LOC130744316 gene encoding G2/mitotic-specific cyclin S13-7-like isoform X2, translating into MENRSRGRGKAKEEAGQGNRQVLGDIGNLEVLRNAEGKQISRPITRNFHTKLLASAQAAANLVVQANEQGTPLGKKRVIVTTLDNGGIVHKQSGVQDLTQKPNPDPVDMVSSDDFVCEMKCEISRRNVQTLSSTLNAQSKAASGVVAEPADQPVEIDAENANNELAVIEYLDELYKFYKQTEGDSRVSDYMKSQHEINEKMRSITVDWLLEVHNRFKLMPETLYLTINILDRYLSSTDIPKKELQLVGISSMLIACKYEEIYPPQMIDLVSISNDAYTKHQIHSMERSILEKLQWYLTVPTPYVFLVRLSSVQPDKQMENLAFFLAELTLEHYQAIVSYSPSTIAASAIYAARCTLNRRPFWSETLKRLSSYCTEQIIECAKLLVSLQTSAADSKPNALYWKFSSEDKGFVALLPPTKNIENQLLM; encoded by the exons ATGGAGAACAGATCAAGAG GGAGAGGCAAAGCGAAGGAGGAGGCAGGCCAAGGCAATCGTCAAGTTCTTGGAGACATTGGTAATTTGGAGGTGCTTAGAAATGCTGAAGGGAAGCAGATTTCACGGCCCATCACAAG GAACTTTCACACAAAATTGTTGGCAAGTGCACAAGCTGCAGCA AACCTGGTAGTACAAGCTAATGAGCAAGGAACTCCACTAGGGAAGAAA CGTGTTATTGTAACTACACTGGACAATGGAGGAATTGTTCACAAGCAAAGTGGTGTACAAGATTTGACACAGAAGCCAAATCCTGATCCTGTAGACATGGTTAGTTCTgatgattttgtttgtgaaaTGAAGTGTGAAATATCTAGAAGGAATGTCCAGACTCTGAGCTCAACGCTTAATGCACAAAGCAAG GCTGCTAGCGGAGTCGTGGCCGAGCCTGCGGATCAGCCAGTTGAAATCGATGCAGAAAATGCTAACAATGAACTTGCAGTAATTGAATACCTCGACGAGCTATACAAATTCTATAAACAAACAGAA GGTGACAGCAGAGTTTCAGATTACATGAAATCACAGCATGAGATTAATGAGAAGATGAGGTCTATTACTGTTGATTGGCTGCTTGAGGTCCATAACAGATTCAAATTAATGCCGGAGACACTCTACCTTACCATAAACATACTTGATCGATACCTCTCATCGACGGACATACCGAAAAAAGAATTACAGTTAGTGGGCATAAGCTCAATGCTCATAGCTTGCAAATATGAAGAGATATACCCTCCTCAG ATGATTGACTTAGTTAGCATATCAAATGATGCTTACACCAAACATCAAATTCATTCCATGGAGAGATCAATTCTTGAGAAGTTACAATGGTATTTAACAGTTCCCACACCTTATGTCTTTCTAGTCAGACTAAGCAGTGTTCAGCCAGATAAACAG ATGGAGAACCTGGCTTTTTTCCTCGCCGAACTCACTCTTGAGCACTACCAAGCAATTGTTTCATACTCTCCTTCAACGATTGCGGCATCAGCAATCTACGCTGCTCGCTGCACCCTCAACCGGCGTCCATTCTGGAGCGAAACGCTCAAGCGCCTATCCAGCTACTGCACAGAACAGATAAT AGAATGTGCTAAGCTATTAGTCAGTTTACAAACAAGCGCCGCAGATTCAAAACCTAACGCACTGTACTGGAAATTCTCAAGCGAAGACAAAGGTTTCGTTGCTCTTCTACCTCCAACCAAAAACATAGAGAATCAATTACTCATGTAA
- the LOC130744316 gene encoding G2/mitotic-specific cyclin S13-7-like isoform X3, with product MENRSRGRGKAKEEAGQGNRQVLGDIGNLEVLRNAEGKQISRPITRFSNSRPFALRNFHTKLLASAQAAANLVVQANEQGTPLGKKRVIVTTLDNGGIVHKQSGVQDLTQKPNPDPVDMAASGVVAEPADQPVEIDAENANNELAVIEYLDELYKFYKQTEGDSRVSDYMKSQHEINEKMRSITVDWLLEVHNRFKLMPETLYLTINILDRYLSSTDIPKKELQLVGISSMLIACKYEEIYPPQMIDLVSISNDAYTKHQIHSMERSILEKLQWYLTVPTPYVFLVRLSSVQPDKQMENLAFFLAELTLEHYQAIVSYSPSTIAASAIYAARCTLNRRPFWSETLKRLSSYCTEQIIECAKLLVSLQTSAADSKPNALYWKFSSEDKGFVALLPPTKNIENQLLM from the exons ATGGAGAACAGATCAAGAG GGAGAGGCAAAGCGAAGGAGGAGGCAGGCCAAGGCAATCGTCAAGTTCTTGGAGACATTGGTAATTTGGAGGTGCTTAGAAATGCTGAAGGGAAGCAGATTTCACGGCCCATCACAAGGTTTTCAAATTCTCGTCCGTTTGCATTGAG GAACTTTCACACAAAATTGTTGGCAAGTGCACAAGCTGCAGCA AACCTGGTAGTACAAGCTAATGAGCAAGGAACTCCACTAGGGAAGAAA CGTGTTATTGTAACTACACTGGACAATGGAGGAATTGTTCACAAGCAAAGTGGTGTACAAGATTTGACACAGAAGCCAAATCCTGATCCTGTAGACATG GCTGCTAGCGGAGTCGTGGCCGAGCCTGCGGATCAGCCAGTTGAAATCGATGCAGAAAATGCTAACAATGAACTTGCAGTAATTGAATACCTCGACGAGCTATACAAATTCTATAAACAAACAGAA GGTGACAGCAGAGTTTCAGATTACATGAAATCACAGCATGAGATTAATGAGAAGATGAGGTCTATTACTGTTGATTGGCTGCTTGAGGTCCATAACAGATTCAAATTAATGCCGGAGACACTCTACCTTACCATAAACATACTTGATCGATACCTCTCATCGACGGACATACCGAAAAAAGAATTACAGTTAGTGGGCATAAGCTCAATGCTCATAGCTTGCAAATATGAAGAGATATACCCTCCTCAG ATGATTGACTTAGTTAGCATATCAAATGATGCTTACACCAAACATCAAATTCATTCCATGGAGAGATCAATTCTTGAGAAGTTACAATGGTATTTAACAGTTCCCACACCTTATGTCTTTCTAGTCAGACTAAGCAGTGTTCAGCCAGATAAACAG ATGGAGAACCTGGCTTTTTTCCTCGCCGAACTCACTCTTGAGCACTACCAAGCAATTGTTTCATACTCTCCTTCAACGATTGCGGCATCAGCAATCTACGCTGCTCGCTGCACCCTCAACCGGCGTCCATTCTGGAGCGAAACGCTCAAGCGCCTATCCAGCTACTGCACAGAACAGATAAT AGAATGTGCTAAGCTATTAGTCAGTTTACAAACAAGCGCCGCAGATTCAAAACCTAACGCACTGTACTGGAAATTCTCAAGCGAAGACAAAGGTTTCGTTGCTCTTCTACCTCCAACCAAAAACATAGAGAATCAATTACTCATGTAA
- the LOC130744316 gene encoding G2/mitotic-specific cyclin S13-7-like isoform X1: MENRSRGRGKAKEEAGQGNRQVLGDIGNLEVLRNAEGKQISRPITRFSNSRPFALRNFHTKLLASAQAAANLVVQANEQGTPLGKKRVIVTTLDNGGIVHKQSGVQDLTQKPNPDPVDMVSSDDFVCEMKCEISRRNVQTLSSTLNAQSKAASGVVAEPADQPVEIDAENANNELAVIEYLDELYKFYKQTEGDSRVSDYMKSQHEINEKMRSITVDWLLEVHNRFKLMPETLYLTINILDRYLSSTDIPKKELQLVGISSMLIACKYEEIYPPQMIDLVSISNDAYTKHQIHSMERSILEKLQWYLTVPTPYVFLVRLSSVQPDKQMENLAFFLAELTLEHYQAIVSYSPSTIAASAIYAARCTLNRRPFWSETLKRLSSYCTEQIIECAKLLVSLQTSAADSKPNALYWKFSSEDKGFVALLPPTKNIENQLLM; this comes from the exons ATGGAGAACAGATCAAGAG GGAGAGGCAAAGCGAAGGAGGAGGCAGGCCAAGGCAATCGTCAAGTTCTTGGAGACATTGGTAATTTGGAGGTGCTTAGAAATGCTGAAGGGAAGCAGATTTCACGGCCCATCACAAGGTTTTCAAATTCTCGTCCGTTTGCATTGAG GAACTTTCACACAAAATTGTTGGCAAGTGCACAAGCTGCAGCA AACCTGGTAGTACAAGCTAATGAGCAAGGAACTCCACTAGGGAAGAAA CGTGTTATTGTAACTACACTGGACAATGGAGGAATTGTTCACAAGCAAAGTGGTGTACAAGATTTGACACAGAAGCCAAATCCTGATCCTGTAGACATGGTTAGTTCTgatgattttgtttgtgaaaTGAAGTGTGAAATATCTAGAAGGAATGTCCAGACTCTGAGCTCAACGCTTAATGCACAAAGCAAG GCTGCTAGCGGAGTCGTGGCCGAGCCTGCGGATCAGCCAGTTGAAATCGATGCAGAAAATGCTAACAATGAACTTGCAGTAATTGAATACCTCGACGAGCTATACAAATTCTATAAACAAACAGAA GGTGACAGCAGAGTTTCAGATTACATGAAATCACAGCATGAGATTAATGAGAAGATGAGGTCTATTACTGTTGATTGGCTGCTTGAGGTCCATAACAGATTCAAATTAATGCCGGAGACACTCTACCTTACCATAAACATACTTGATCGATACCTCTCATCGACGGACATACCGAAAAAAGAATTACAGTTAGTGGGCATAAGCTCAATGCTCATAGCTTGCAAATATGAAGAGATATACCCTCCTCAG ATGATTGACTTAGTTAGCATATCAAATGATGCTTACACCAAACATCAAATTCATTCCATGGAGAGATCAATTCTTGAGAAGTTACAATGGTATTTAACAGTTCCCACACCTTATGTCTTTCTAGTCAGACTAAGCAGTGTTCAGCCAGATAAACAG ATGGAGAACCTGGCTTTTTTCCTCGCCGAACTCACTCTTGAGCACTACCAAGCAATTGTTTCATACTCTCCTTCAACGATTGCGGCATCAGCAATCTACGCTGCTCGCTGCACCCTCAACCGGCGTCCATTCTGGAGCGAAACGCTCAAGCGCCTATCCAGCTACTGCACAGAACAGATAAT AGAATGTGCTAAGCTATTAGTCAGTTTACAAACAAGCGCCGCAGATTCAAAACCTAACGCACTGTACTGGAAATTCTCAAGCGAAGACAAAGGTTTCGTTGCTCTTCTACCTCCAACCAAAAACATAGAGAATCAATTACTCATGTAA
- the LOC130744318 gene encoding histone H3.2-like, with product MARTLQTARMSTGGKAPRKQLAPRSAPRTGCVKKPHRYRPGAVALREIRKYQRNTEPLIRKIPFQRLVKEITQAINNELRVQSGAVSALQEAAEAFLAGLFEDTNLCAIHAKRVTITPKDMQLARRIRGEKF from the coding sequence ATGGCGCGGACTTTGCAAACTGCACGCATGTCCACCGGAGGGAAGGCACCGAGGAAGCAATTGGCCCCCAGATCAGCTCCAAGAACTGGATGCGTCAAAAAACCGCACCGGTACAGGCCGGGGGCGGTGGCACTCAGAGAGATCAGGAAGTACCAGAGGAACACTGAGCCTCTGATCCGAAAGATTCCATTCCAGCGTCTTGTGAAGGAGATCACACAGGCCATCAATAATGAACTACGGGTCCAGAGCGGCGCCGTCTCTGCCTTGCAGGAAGCGGCTGAGGCTTTCTTGGCTGGTCTCTTTGAGGATACGAATCTCTGTGCCATTCATGCGAAGCGCGTCACTATCACGCCTAAGGATATGCAACTTGCTCGTAGGATCAGAGGCgagaaattttga